The following DNA comes from Ignavibacteriales bacterium.
TCCATCTTATTCATTCGCTGGACAACGACCGGCTCGCAGAAGAGCTTCAGAAAAGAGCTGAGAAGTCGGGACGCCCTTTCGACGTTCTCGTGGAAGTGCATACCACTGACGAGGCAACGAAATTCGGTATTCCGCCTCGCGAGACACTGGATCTCGTCAAGCGAATTGCCAGATTCGGCCACGTGAGAGTTCAGGGATTGATGACGATGGGGCCGTTTTCTGACGACCCCGGCGATTCCCGCCCCTCGTTTCAACAACTCCGAGAGCTTCGGGACAGGATCGGGCGTGAAGGGATCGAAAACGTCTCCATGCGCCATCTCTCAATGGGCATGACTCACGACTATGAAGTTGCGATCGAAGAAGGTTCAACCATCGTGCGGATCGGGACGGCGATTTTCGGGGAGCGGACGTACGCGGTCTGAACAATCCGGCGAGTTCAACAACTGACGCAGGCCAGTCACCACTCGTTTCCGGAAGAAATGATCTGGCTCGATTGTCAGGGTCATTGACTTTCGTTGACAGTTTTGGCGGTATTGCTTGCCCTGATGTATTCGGGGCTTTGCCTGAACGCTTCTTTTGACCGGGGCGGATGGCCTGTTCTTACTATGCGCTGCTTCGGCTACAGAACCACCATCTCTCACTCTATGAAAGGTCGAGAGAATGAAGATTACACCGCTTGACATCAAAAGGCAGCAGTTCAAAAAGGTGATGCGGGGATATGACCCTGTTGAAGTGGATACCTTTCTCGACATGCTCTCGCACGAGCTCGAAGATGTTGTTGGCCGGAACAAAGAGTTCAGGGACAAGCTGATCGAGTTGGAGACGCAGCTCAAAGGTTACAAGGATATGGAAAGGACCCTGCAGCAGACTCTTCGGCAGGCCCAGGAGACGAGCGGCAAGGAGATAGAGAATTCGCGCAAAGAAGCCACGCTGATTGTGCAGGAAGCCGAACTCAAGGCGTCTCAGATTGTCGACAAGGCGCGGACGGATTTCGGCCGCATGAAGGAAGAGATCGCGAACCTCAAGGCGCGCAAAGAGAGCATCCTCAGCAGACTGAAAGTGCTTCTCAGATCAGAGATCGATCTCATCAAGGCTCTGGAAATCGATGACGATCCTTCGCAGCAGGATTCTTCCAGAGGAACCGGCAAAGAGAACCTTGAGATTGATGAGATACTGAAGAAACTCTGACCCATGCCCAGCGAGCTTCGCACACATATTGACGAAACGGTCCAATTCATCCGGACGAAGACTGCATCGACTCCAAGCATCGGCATTATTCTGGGGACCGGCCTCGGAGCCCTTGTCCAGGAGATTGAAAAAGAGACCGTCATCGACTACGGCGACATACCGCATTTCCCTGTCTCAACAGTCGAATCGCATCACGGCAAACTGATTTTCGGAACCCTCGCCGGCAAGAAGGTCGTCGCAATGCAGGGACGCTTTCACTACTACGAGGGATACGCGATGTCCCGGATTACGTTTCCGGTCCGCGTGATGAAATTCCTCGGCGTGGAGACGGTGCTCATCTCGAATGCTGCCGGTGCGCTCAACCCGGCCTACGTGCGCGGTGATGTGATGCTGATGTCCGATCACATCAATCTGCTCGGTGACAACCCGCTGATCGGTCCCAACGACGATTCGCTCGGCCCCCGGTTCCCTGATATGTCGGAACCGTACAGCTATGAGTTGATACACAAGGCGGAGGCGATCGCGGCTGAGCTTGGCATCAAGGTTCAAACAGGCGTGTATGTGGCGATGACGGGCCCGAACCTCGAAACGAGATCAGAATATCGCTTCCTTCGCATGATCGGCGCCGACGCCGTCGGTATGTCGACGATCCCTGAGAACATCGTTGCGGTCCATATGGGGATGAGAGTCTTCGGTGTTTCCATAGTCACGGACGAGTGTTTCCCGGACACACTGAAGCCGATCACGCTCGAAGAGGTCATAGCCGTTGCAAACAAAGCCGAACCAAAGATGACGGCGATCATGAAGGAGCTGGTGAAAAGGATGTAACGAGTTAGGACTTCGAAGTCTGGAGTTCCAGGTTGGCTGAACCAAACTTGGAACTTGGAACTTGAAACTTTCTTTGACCTCCCCCGATCCTTGCGAGCCTCGTCTTGAGCGTTCTGCTGAGAAGAATTCTATGGCTCATCCCCGCGGGCGGGAAGAAGTAGTCCATTTCTGATCACGTATCCAATGCGGTCACTCGAATGCCGTTCAAGCAACTGACAGACAAAATCAATTATCATTCGCTCGAAAGCGAAATACTGAGATTCTGGGACGACCGGCGTGTCTTCGAACAGAGTGTCACCTCACGCGAAGGGCAACCGGCCTTCACGTTTTACGAGGGGCCTCCGACCGCCAACGGCCGACCCGGCATCCACCATGTCATGAGCCGCACGCTGAAAGATCTGGTGTGCCGCTTCAAGACGATGCAGGGATTCCAGGTACATCGAAAGGCGGGTTGGGACACCCACGGTCTTCCGGTCGAGATCGAAGTCGAGAAAGCCCTTGGCTTCAAGAACAAAGATCAGATCG
Coding sequences within:
- a CDS encoding DivIVA domain-containing protein: MKITPLDIKRQQFKKVMRGYDPVEVDTFLDMLSHELEDVVGRNKEFRDKLIELETQLKGYKDMERTLQQTLRQAQETSGKEIENSRKEATLIVQEAELKASQIVDKARTDFGRMKEEIANLKARKESILSRLKVLLRSEIDLIKALEIDDDPSQQDSSRGTGKENLEIDEILKKL
- a CDS encoding YggS family pyridoxal phosphate-dependent enzyme, which encodes MLTENAEIVRNRIREVCSRCGRKPEDVLLLAVSKTFGIDRISEAINAGLFDFGENYAQEFVEKCSQVNDERVRWHFIGHLQSNKVKYIADHVHLIHSLDNDRLAEELQKRAEKSGRPFDVLVEVHTTDEATKFGIPPRETLDLVKRIARFGHVRVQGLMTMGPFSDDPGDSRPSFQQLRELRDRIGREGIENVSMRHLSMGMTHDYEVAIEEGSTIVRIGTAIFGERTYAV
- a CDS encoding purine-nucleoside phosphorylase; the protein is MPSELRTHIDETVQFIRTKTASTPSIGIILGTGLGALVQEIEKETVIDYGDIPHFPVSTVESHHGKLIFGTLAGKKVVAMQGRFHYYEGYAMSRITFPVRVMKFLGVETVLISNAAGALNPAYVRGDVMLMSDHINLLGDNPLIGPNDDSLGPRFPDMSEPYSYELIHKAEAIAAELGIKVQTGVYVAMTGPNLETRSEYRFLRMIGADAVGMSTIPENIVAVHMGMRVFGVSIVTDECFPDTLKPITLEEVIAVANKAEPKMTAIMKELVKRM